One genomic segment of Clostridium saccharoperbutylacetonicum N1-4(HMT) includes these proteins:
- a CDS encoding thioester reductase domain-containing protein, with translation MKEILAIKFKGEVFTRSQFARQVGKFQSLIGNNIKDKIVAVKIENPIHFIEACSAIAGLKGTIFPIDNLKMLDSDTDLLLSDDENDKKHFNNVIIADLDSVSDFKVPEDIEYIGNVKLSDFSTSSLIRKEMLNNWVEFNKNIMKTDCSETIFMYRNKKDLFKYIWTLPLCMDGNLTIAGINEEIDFKEYTNIIMPIEGIDIIKKSNNCTNKSLITYGDETVEFKKIKDIITDYEIKWNNYYGFPNVTWLSAAKEFIINGKSGLYNEIKPIKNIKLGIVNESGQIQPENAIGFIAEKISGETRLTQYMGCKLSNGSIVAISYKDGIIYKNGTYLNLKEVEEQLCKLDCIKDFYVEGTNVYYSTDIALSGFKLDSLLKEVLPEEYFPLNYIEVPFIARDLQGKVNVSKLEKMNDISYNKLNEISSEIYDLGIDSAITVDFNNDEKFIDMQPLNNMAEISPSKEISEGKISYIKNGDLDYSKQKFVSITELIQERAKGNQKIIYIEHEGRVQQTYNQLYLEAGRVANGLKENGVKANDKVILQLPNNKDYLETFWACILIGAIPAPLAVLDDYGTKNLNTDKILNICKLLENPFIITSSELVEPINNIKESLVDNKIKVLNFSTIKCGGNFENPHVWDIEKPCLIMFTSGSTGIPKGVMLNQRNIFARTLCEIEMYNFDENEIDLNWMTLTHAAGLIWTHIRDMYLNMLQIQVKSEVILNEPLMWIDLLNEYKATITWAPNFAYSLISNELSDEKYYDWDLSKLKYIFATAEANVSRNLRNFIIKLKKYKLSEDAIKPSFGMTETSSVMIYYNNFSLNNTSDEDKFVPIGTPAVGHEFRVTDDEGNVLPEGVVGNIEGKGQTITSGYYDNEAANKESFTLDGYFKTGDLGYIKDNNIILTGRAKEVIIINGLNYYVQDIESVVEDLEEVNPSFTVATSIKNKQNEEEVLVIFTPRNEESLDDIPSLKKLVNKIKREIREKCMIYPTYVIPDMRSKSIRTELGKKQRSKYKKAFENGEYDDIIQKMGGTNLKQKYVMEEFWQRVNIAASIKTRIKDKITVISEDKEYVDKLFVDSNLKYETLNENEISKIKSNYCIDLTIIENKSTNIIEFSKKILQHFAEISKLKQKMKIILPTTNAFVLENDKIFNIQNGILRGFIKSFNLENSEKSCKIVDFDIFDFDLCINELLSSNKDTEVVYRNKKRYKSFLESIPELKDNEDIIKDKSVILLLGGLGGIGRNVCKYLLEKYDAKLIIFGSSKLVGEKKEVFDNLRSISKNIIYQDVDINDNTQMSTVLSRCEKEFGEKTTVFINLAGKISADKNKKSHWEDISNHIIENETMFSMEEVIKSKVNSTLAIEKLREERKNSILIMFSSINGYFGGVSLSAYSAANSFQDSYCRYLNNNEKATFCINWSTWVDVGISESIPEGIQKASSKSGFYANTVEENIECFRYILDHNIKNGFIGVDRNFRKYRHFIKDKYRRDITVFYTGDKLNEIKRIVRDRVNDIDAIQYQNIESIPRNSDNRQDIDFNLLARLSINSAKRYDEENLSDNHKKMIKIWKETLKVQSVGINDDFYDIGGNSILVSKLLFKIANTFNVNVSFQDILNATTIEKLTNLIENIKDKSVTEIARNTDEFKEILRNEVKLDFSVKSYLEKISVTNEDRNILVSGSTGFFGGYLLKYLLLNTDYHIYLLVRAQDRNEAKLKVMEHLKRYELQNYFVSDRVTIIKGDISKENLGMSNDEYSDLCKNIDVILHSAAEVNFVSPFDKVKVTNIDGTRRIIKFACEEKVKLLHYISSYSVYDCLENRRNFTANERTELTFDYKHELNAYTLSKCVADSIVRLANEEGLPCKIYRIGTITGDLEKGRCQVRDFFWTLINASLKLKKMPIMSNIVFHLVPVDILADIVIKLSKRPYDFNENIYNLEFEMLYLSKVFEWLKNIEPSMEIAAYEEWRKDLIVYAEEHNDDLLLSILPIFPNAEVIEEVHPVDVDSSFTQNILNSMNLNRMGINYDNFKKTYEYLKEINFFRED, from the coding sequence ATGAAAGAGATTTTAGCTATTAAATTTAAAGGTGAAGTATTTACAAGAAGTCAATTTGCTAGACAGGTAGGAAAATTTCAAAGTTTAATAGGAAATAATATAAAGGATAAGATTGTTGCAGTAAAAATTGAAAATCCTATTCATTTTATTGAAGCATGTAGTGCAATAGCTGGTTTAAAAGGAACAATTTTCCCAATTGATAATTTAAAGATGTTGGATTCTGATACAGATCTTTTGTTATCTGATGATGAAAATGACAAAAAGCATTTTAATAATGTTATTATTGCAGATTTAGATTCAGTCTCAGACTTTAAAGTACCTGAAGATATTGAATATATTGGAAATGTTAAATTGTCGGATTTTTCGACTTCTTCACTTATACGTAAAGAGATGTTAAATAATTGGGTTGAATTCAACAAAAACATAATGAAAACAGATTGTAGTGAAACAATTTTCATGTATAGAAATAAAAAGGATTTATTTAAATATATTTGGACATTGCCATTATGTATGGATGGTAACCTAACAATTGCTGGTATTAATGAAGAGATAGATTTTAAGGAATATACAAATATTATAATGCCGATCGAAGGCATTGATATAATCAAAAAAAGTAATAATTGTACTAATAAAAGCTTAATTACTTATGGCGATGAAACAGTTGAATTCAAAAAAATAAAAGATATAATTACCGATTATGAGATAAAATGGAACAATTATTACGGGTTTCCAAATGTAACTTGGCTATCCGCAGCTAAGGAATTTATAATTAATGGAAAGAGCGGATTATATAATGAAATAAAACCTATAAAAAATATAAAGTTAGGTATTGTAAATGAATCGGGTCAGATTCAGCCAGAAAATGCAATTGGGTTTATAGCAGAAAAAATAAGTGGTGAAACTAGATTAACACAATATATGGGATGTAAATTGTCAAATGGATCAATCGTAGCAATTAGCTATAAGGATGGAATAATATATAAAAATGGTACTTACTTGAATTTAAAAGAGGTAGAAGAACAACTATGTAAATTAGATTGTATAAAGGATTTTTACGTAGAAGGTACAAATGTTTATTATTCCACAGATATAGCATTATCAGGATTTAAATTAGATAGTTTACTTAAAGAAGTGCTTCCAGAAGAATATTTCCCATTAAATTATATAGAAGTACCATTTATTGCAAGAGATTTACAAGGAAAAGTTAATGTTTCAAAATTAGAGAAGATGAATGATATCTCATACAATAAGCTTAATGAGATTAGTTCTGAAATATACGATTTAGGGATAGATAGCGCAATAACAGTTGATTTTAATAATGATGAAAAATTTATTGATATGCAGCCATTAAATAATATGGCTGAAATAAGCCCGAGTAAAGAAATTTCTGAAGGAAAAATTTCGTATATAAAAAATGGAGACTTAGATTATAGTAAACAAAAATTTGTTAGTATTACTGAATTAATCCAAGAAAGAGCAAAAGGAAATCAAAAAATTATTTATATTGAACATGAAGGAAGGGTTCAGCAGACATATAACCAGCTTTATTTAGAGGCAGGGCGAGTAGCAAATGGACTTAAAGAAAATGGTGTGAAGGCAAATGATAAAGTAATTTTACAGCTTCCTAATAATAAAGATTATCTAGAAACTTTTTGGGCGTGTATACTTATTGGTGCTATTCCAGCACCATTAGCGGTGTTAGACGACTATGGGACAAAGAATTTAAACACTGACAAAATTTTAAATATATGCAAGCTATTAGAAAATCCCTTTATTATTACTTCGTCTGAATTAGTGGAGCCTATAAACAATATTAAGGAAAGTTTAGTTGATAATAAGATAAAGGTATTAAATTTTTCAACTATTAAATGTGGAGGAAATTTTGAAAATCCTCATGTATGGGATATAGAGAAACCTTGCCTTATCATGTTTACATCAGGAAGCACTGGAATACCAAAGGGAGTTATGCTAAACCAAAGAAATATTTTTGCAAGGACTTTATGTGAAATAGAAATGTATAACTTTGATGAAAATGAAATTGATTTAAATTGGATGACATTAACTCACGCGGCAGGGCTAATTTGGACACATATAAGAGATATGTACTTAAATATGCTGCAGATTCAAGTGAAATCAGAGGTTATATTAAATGAACCACTTATGTGGATTGATTTGCTTAATGAATATAAAGCAACTATTACTTGGGCACCTAATTTTGCTTATTCTCTTATAAGTAATGAACTTTCAGATGAGAAATATTATGATTGGGATTTATCAAAATTAAAGTATATTTTTGCTACTGCTGAGGCGAATGTAAGCAGAAATCTAAGGAACTTCATAATTAAATTAAAGAAATACAAGCTTTCTGAGGATGCAATTAAACCTTCGTTTGGTATGACGGAAACTTCATCGGTAATGATATATTATAATAATTTTTCGTTAAATAATACAAGTGATGAGGATAAATTTGTTCCAATAGGTACTCCAGCTGTAGGGCATGAATTCAGAGTGACTGATGATGAAGGAAATGTTTTGCCAGAAGGTGTTGTGGGGAACATTGAAGGAAAAGGCCAAACTATAACTAGTGGGTACTATGACAATGAAGCAGCAAATAAAGAATCCTTTACTTTAGATGGATATTTTAAAACGGGAGATTTAGGTTATATAAAAGATAACAATATAATTCTTACAGGACGTGCAAAAGAAGTAATAATAATAAATGGTTTAAATTATTATGTTCAAGATATTGAGTCGGTAGTAGAGGATTTAGAAGAAGTAAATCCATCATTTACTGTAGCCACATCAATAAAAAATAAACAGAATGAAGAAGAAGTATTGGTGATTTTTACTCCTAGAAATGAAGAAAGCTTGGACGATATACCATCATTAAAAAAATTAGTTAATAAAATAAAACGTGAAATAAGAGAAAAGTGTATGATTTATCCAACATATGTTATACCTGATATGCGTAGTAAATCAATAAGAACGGAGCTTGGAAAAAAACAAAGAAGTAAATATAAAAAAGCTTTCGAAAATGGTGAGTACGATGATATCATTCAAAAAATGGGTGGAACAAATTTAAAGCAAAAATATGTGATGGAAGAATTTTGGCAAAGAGTTAATATTGCTGCAAGTATTAAAACAAGGATAAAGGATAAAATTACTGTAATTTCGGAAGATAAAGAATATGTTGATAAATTATTTGTTGATAGTAATTTAAAATATGAAACATTAAATGAAAATGAAATTTCAAAAATAAAAAGCAATTACTGCATTGATTTGACTATTATTGAAAATAAATCTACTAATATAATAGAATTTTCTAAAAAAATATTACAACATTTTGCTGAAATATCAAAATTAAAACAAAAAATGAAGATTATTTTACCAACAACAAATGCTTTTGTATTAGAAAATGATAAAATATTTAACATTCAAAATGGAATATTAAGAGGTTTTATAAAAAGCTTTAACTTAGAAAATAGTGAGAAGTCATGTAAGATAGTTGATTTTGATATTTTTGATTTTGACCTATGTATTAATGAGCTTTTATCATCTAATAAAGATACAGAAGTAGTCTATAGAAATAAAAAACGTTATAAATCATTTCTTGAAAGCATACCTGAACTTAAAGATAATGAGGACATTATAAAGGATAAAAGTGTAATACTTTTACTTGGAGGATTAGGTGGAATAGGAAGAAATGTATGTAAATATTTATTAGAAAAATATGATGCAAAACTAATTATATTTGGTTCAAGTAAGCTTGTAGGAGAAAAGAAAGAAGTTTTTGACAATTTAAGAAGTATTTCTAAAAATATTATTTATCAAGATGTTGATATAAATGATAATACTCAAATGAGCACTGTTCTTTCTAGGTGTGAAAAAGAATTTGGTGAAAAAACAACTGTGTTTATTAATCTTGCAGGAAAAATTTCTGCTGATAAAAATAAAAAGTCTCATTGGGAGGACATTAGTAATCACATTATTGAAAATGAAACTATGTTTAGCATGGAGGAAGTTATTAAGTCAAAAGTTAATAGCACATTAGCAATTGAAAAGTTAAGAGAAGAGAGAAAAAATTCAATATTAATTATGTTTAGTTCTATCAATGGATATTTTGGCGGAGTTTCTTTATCTGCATACTCAGCCGCAAATAGTTTTCAGGATAGTTACTGCAGGTACTTAAATAATAATGAAAAAGCTACTTTTTGTATAAATTGGAGTACCTGGGTAGACGTTGGTATAAGTGAATCAATACCAGAAGGTATTCAAAAGGCATCGTCTAAAAGTGGTTTTTATGCAAATACAGTTGAAGAAAATATAGAATGCTTTAGATATATATTAGATCATAATATAAAAAATGGATTCATTGGAGTTGATAGGAACTTCAGGAAATATAGACATTTTATAAAAGATAAATACAGAAGAGATATAACTGTTTTTTATACTGGGGATAAATTAAATGAAATTAAGAGGATAGTTAGAGATAGAGTAAACGACATAGATGCTATACAATATCAAAATATTGAAAGTATACCTAGGAATTCTGACAATAGACAGGATATAGACTTTAATCTTTTAGCACGACTTTCTATAAATTCAGCCAAAAGATATGATGAGGAAAATCTATCAGATAATCATAAGAAAATGATTAAAATATGGAAAGAAACATTAAAAGTACAATCAGTGGGTATTAATGATGATTTTTATGATATTGGTGGAAATTCAATTTTAGTGTCAAAATTACTATTTAAAATAGCTAATACATTTAATGTAAATGTTTCATTTCAGGACATATTAAATGCAACAACTATAGAAAAGCTTACAAATTTAATAGAAAACATTAAAGATAAGTCTGTTACTGAAATAGCTAGAAATACTGATGAATTTAAAGAAATATTAAGGAATGAGGTGAAGTTAGATTTTTCAGTAAAAAGTTATCTTGAAAAAATCTCTGTTACTAATGAGGATAGAAATATATTAGTTAGTGGCTCAACAGGTTTTTTTGGAGGATATTTATTGAAATACTTACTTTTAAATACAGACTATCATATCTATTTACTTGTAAGAGCACAAGATAGAAACGAGGCAAAATTAAAAGTTATGGAACATTTGAAAAGGTATGAATTACAAAATTACTTTGTTTCTGATAGAGTTACCATCATTAAAGGTGATATTTCAAAGGAAAATTTAGGTATGAGCAACGACGAATATAGTGATCTTTGTAAAAATATAGATGTAATTCTTCATTCAGCAGCGGAAGTAAATTTTGTTTCTCCGTTTGATAAGGTTAAAGTTACTAATATTGATGGAACAAGAAGAATTATTAAGTTTGCTTGTGAGGAAAAGGTTAAATTGTTACATTATATTTCTTCATATTCAGTTTATGATTGTTTAGAAAATAGGAGGAATTTTACTGCAAATGAGAGAACTGAACTTACATTTGATTATAAGCATGAATTGAATGCATATACATTATCAAAATGTGTAGCAGACAGCATTGTTCGCCTTGCAAATGAAGAAGGGCTTCCATGTAAAATTTACCGTATAGGAACAATAACAGGAGATTTAGAAAAAGGAAGATGCCAGGTTAGAGATTTCTTCTGGACATTAATAAATGCTAGCTTAAAATTAAAAAAAATGCCCATAATGAGTAATATTGTATTTCATCTTGTTCCAGTGGATATATTAGCTGATATTGTTATTAAACTTTCAAAAAGACCATATGATTTCAATGAAAATATATATAATCTAGAATTTGAAATGCTATATTTAAGTAAAGTTTTTGAATGGCTTAAAAATATAGAGCCAAGCATGGAAATAGCTGCTTATGAAGAGTGGCGGAAAGATCTTATTGTTTATGCAGAAGAGCATAATGATGACTTATTATTATCAATTCTTCCGATTTTTCCTAATGCGGAAGTAATTGAAGAGGTACATCCAGTTGATGTCGATTCTAGTTTTACACAAAATATTTTGAATTCTATGAATTTAAATAGAATGGGTATTAATTATGATAATTTTAAGAAGACATATGAATACTTAAAAGAAATAAATTTTTTTAGAGAGGATTGA
- a CDS encoding acyl carrier protein yields the protein MEIKEKLLTLFKEILGMDDISETSNIFDMGGSSLTIYKISEQAKERYGLKVNPIDIMTYPTLEKLCLFLEEGTKQKSDDDNITARKNLRNRRRREGV from the coding sequence ATGGAAATTAAAGAAAAACTTTTGACGCTTTTTAAAGAAATACTTGGAATGGATGATATATCAGAGACTAGTAATATCTTTGATATGGGCGGTTCATCATTAACAATATATAAAATTTCAGAACAAGCTAAAGAGAGGTATGGATTAAAAGTAAATCCAATAGATATTATGACTTATCCAACTCTTGAAAAACTATGTTTATTTCTTGAAGAAGGAACAAAGCAAAAGTCTGATGATGATAATATAACAGCTAGGAAAAACTTAAGAAATAGGAGAAGGAGAGAAGGGGTATAA
- a CDS encoding type I polyketide synthase has translation MCADAENNLDVAIIGMSARLPKASNVEEFWQNILQGKDCITRDKSKDKLNYVGAYGKLDNIECFDADFFDFNKREAMNLDPQQRFMFEGIYEALEDAGYNSDKYDGKVGLYSTYDEQLYIWNYLMRQKGDWYLNYHLAEINLGGTFSTRIAYKFNFQGPCTMSKYACASSLAAIHQAYQGLLNYECDMAVAGGVCIEPQQDGCVSLDTTISRSGYTKAFDEEADGLVKASGMGVIILKRLEDAVKDHDNIIAILKGTNVNNDGNRKVGFSAPSVQGQEEVISDALAIADIESSEVGYFETHGTGTVLGDSVELRALKNVFQENNEDEKVYIGSVKSNIGHTSTASGVINVIKASLMLKEKMMPPSINFKKPNSELLEEGCPVVVNDRLRKWESNKTRIAGTSSFGMGGANAIAILSEYEQEPHENTLKKELFVVSGKTEDALKNNCLKLAEYLEKKDVNLEDMAYTLQVGRGNLEKKYYAVSDNKNDLIEKLKMIDKKGPTSNGEKAKKKIAFAFSGSGSHKYSIGKELYESNNIFKREMDKCFDIIKTISGQDLKEYYKNYDFEKDDLSDEHVTGMLITFIVGYSLAKLWNEIGVKPDIIIGHSLGEYIGACIAGIFTLETAIKIIIKRTELFGTLPEGRMLAVAAPKEKIEELLTEGVTIGAENGSKRFLVTGLISDIENFENVLKENKLSYSKLPVVRAGHCSVVNKISDDFRQVLKEVKFEKSRISIVSTLTGNILKNNEMSTIDYWIDQMCSPVKFYDAIEETALQNDIIFIEIGSSNQLTELIRKIILSNKSISAISSLKELKAEDSREGFLNAVGKLYSKNIEIDWDKLYNKKPYRISLPTYQFDRKVFWRYKPYFVGEKNEVLSSDTEEVSIINEEKESVEKSLKCDNITEKVLKDIFKDIFGVDEISIYDDIYEFGFDSLSVALVTSKIETALGKKISMKEIYSITTISELIEIIDNKEAEYNTFENEEVKEEKDTIKNINDIFDEIE, from the coding sequence ATGTGTGCAGATGCAGAAAATAATTTAGATGTCGCAATAATAGGAATGTCAGCTAGGCTGCCTAAGGCCAGCAATGTAGAAGAATTTTGGCAAAATATTTTACAAGGAAAAGATTGTATAACAAGAGATAAAAGTAAGGATAAGTTAAATTATGTTGGAGCATATGGGAAATTAGATAATATTGAATGTTTTGATGCGGATTTCTTTGATTTTAATAAAAGAGAAGCAATGAATTTAGATCCTCAACAAAGATTCATGTTTGAAGGAATATATGAAGCTTTGGAGGATGCTGGATATAATAGCGACAAATATGATGGTAAGGTTGGACTGTATTCAACATATGATGAACAATTGTATATATGGAATTATTTAATGAGACAAAAAGGTGATTGGTATTTAAATTATCACTTAGCAGAAATAAATCTTGGTGGTACATTTAGCACACGTATAGCCTATAAGTTTAATTTTCAAGGTCCTTGTACAATGTCAAAATATGCCTGCGCATCGTCACTTGCAGCAATACACCAGGCGTATCAAGGACTTCTAAATTATGAATGTGATATGGCGGTAGCTGGCGGGGTTTGCATTGAACCTCAGCAAGATGGCTGCGTAAGTCTTGATACAACTATATCTAGAAGTGGTTATACCAAAGCTTTTGATGAAGAGGCAGATGGTTTAGTTAAGGCATCTGGTATGGGAGTTATAATTTTAAAAAGACTTGAAGACGCTGTAAAGGATCATGATAACATCATTGCAATCTTAAAAGGCACTAATGTAAATAATGATGGTAATAGAAAAGTTGGTTTTTCAGCACCAAGTGTTCAAGGACAGGAGGAAGTGATTAGTGATGCATTAGCAATTGCTGATATTGAATCTTCAGAAGTGGGATATTTTGAAACACATGGCACAGGTACAGTATTAGGAGATTCTGTTGAGCTAAGAGCATTAAAAAATGTTTTCCAAGAAAATAATGAAGACGAAAAAGTATATATAGGATCAGTAAAGAGCAATATAGGGCATACAAGTACAGCTTCAGGTGTGATTAATGTTATCAAAGCCAGTTTAATGCTTAAAGAAAAGATGATGCCACCAAGTATTAATTTTAAGAAACCTAATAGTGAGCTTTTAGAAGAAGGATGCCCAGTAGTAGTCAATGACAGGTTGAGAAAGTGGGAAAGTAATAAGACAAGAATAGCAGGAACAAGTTCATTCGGAATGGGAGGAGCAAATGCAATTGCTATATTAAGTGAATATGAACAAGAGCCACATGAAAATACATTAAAAAAAGAATTATTTGTAGTTAGTGGAAAAACGGAAGATGCATTAAAAAATAATTGTCTAAAACTTGCTGAATATCTAGAAAAAAAGGATGTTAATTTAGAAGACATGGCATACACATTGCAGGTAGGGAGAGGCAATTTAGAAAAGAAATATTATGCCGTTTCTGATAATAAAAATGATCTTATTGAAAAACTTAAGATGATAGATAAAAAGGGACCTACTTCAAATGGTGAAAAAGCCAAGAAAAAAATAGCATTTGCTTTTTCAGGATCTGGTAGTCATAAGTATTCAATAGGAAAAGAATTATATGAAAGTAATAATATCTTTAAAAGAGAAATGGATAAATGTTTTGATATAATCAAAACTATTTCGGGTCAAGATTTAAAGGAATATTACAAAAATTATGATTTTGAGAAAGATGATCTTTCAGATGAGCACGTAACTGGTATGTTAATTACTTTTATTGTAGGATATTCGCTTGCAAAATTATGGAATGAGATAGGTGTTAAACCAGATATTATAATAGGTCATAGTTTAGGTGAATATATAGGTGCTTGTATTGCAGGAATATTTACACTTGAGACTGCAATTAAAATAATTATTAAAAGAACAGAACTTTTTGGCACATTACCTGAAGGAAGAATGCTTGCTGTTGCAGCACCAAAAGAAAAAATTGAAGAATTATTAACTGAAGGAGTTACTATTGGAGCAGAAAATGGTTCAAAAAGATTTCTTGTTACAGGACTTATTAGCGATATAGAAAATTTTGAAAATGTGTTGAAGGAAAATAAATTGAGTTATTCGAAATTACCTGTAGTTAGAGCTGGACATTGCTCAGTAGTAAATAAAATTTCAGATGACTTTAGACAAGTTCTAAAAGAAGTTAAATTTGAAAAAAGCAGAATTTCTATAGTATCTACGCTTACAGGTAATATCTTAAAGAATAATGAGATGTCAACAATTGATTATTGGATAGATCAGATGTGTTCACCTGTTAAGTTTTACGACGCTATTGAAGAAACTGCTTTGCAAAATGACATTATATTTATTGAAATTGGTTCATCAAATCAACTTACAGAGCTTATAAGAAAAATAATATTATCTAATAAATCTATATCTGCAATATCTTCATTAAAGGAATTAAAAGCCGAAGACTCAAGAGAAGGCTTCTTAAATGCTGTTGGAAAGCTATATTCTAAAAATATAGAAATAGATTGGGATAAGTTATATAATAAAAAACCCTATAGAATTTCTTTACCAACATATCAATTTGATAGAAAAGTTTTCTGGAGATATAAACCATATTTTGTTGGAGAGAAAAATGAAGTTTTAAGCAGTGATACAGAAGAAGTATCTATTATTAATGAAGAAAAGGAAAGCGTAGAGAAAAGTTTAAAATGCGATAACATAACTGAAAAAGTATTAAAAGATATTTTTAAAGATATTTTCGGAGTTGATGAAATTAGTATTTATGATGATATATATGAATTTGGTTTTGATTCTCTTTCAGTAGCTCTTGTTACTTCAAAAATAGAAACAGCATTAGGTAAGAAAATATCAATGAAAGAAATCTATTCTATTACAACTATTTCTGAGTTAATAGAAATAATTGATAATAAGGAAGCTGAATACAATACTTTTGAAAATGAGGAAGTAAAAGAAGAAAAAGATACAATAAAAAATATTAATGATATCTTTGATGAAATTGAATAA